A window of the Bufo gargarizans isolate SCDJY-AF-19 chromosome 1, ASM1485885v1, whole genome shotgun sequence genome harbors these coding sequences:
- the LOC122924710 gene encoding PC-esterase domain-containing protein 1A-like isoform X3 has translation MLYMCTVSDAHVSVSIAGPVMEWFSSADVRQLLHNKYVVVLGDSIQRSVYKDLVKMLQDDAFLSEAQLRKRGEETFQNDALVEGGVRNGMHNGTTFREVRQYRSGHHLVRFYFLTRVYSTYLESVLSDFRRGPQPDVLMANSCVWDVNRYNDKHLEAYKTNLDTMFQRLKEVLSPKCLIIWNMTMPVGFKYNEVPECMVHNLRMDIVEGNFFSATLADLHKLDVLDMHYHFRCNLRLRCKDAVHWNQVAHRKYTQILLTHIAQAWGVEVPKGKMPEGYNIHTAPHDSVALRKAPHPKLPPKIKKRCSPGKIPLLPTPSGAVMGSQYTGLRLLCAGVTIWGQQLIVPLPVSAGTTYIPGYTSFDGNGINAIPGLLCPEFYTDEKLINSDGPRLSSHPFAGGNFLVPSLPPHPSFIPFPPYAPYPQQDWNVKITSRRVLKQRTGWTHPYPRPPAYAPRIY, from the exons ATGCTGTATATGTGCACTGTCAGTGACGCCCATGTCTCTGTGTCTATTGCAGGTCCAGTCATGGAGTGGTTCAGCTCAGCAGATGTGCGCCAGTTACTGCACAACAAGTATGTTGTTGTCCTTGGAGACTCCA TTCAGAGATCCGTCTACAAAGACCTGGTGAAGATGCTGCAGGACGACGCGTTTCTCTCCGAAGCCCAGCTGAGAAAAAGG GGGGAGGAGACATTCCAGAATGACGCTCTGGTGGAGGGCGGAGTGCGGAATGGAATGCACAATGGGACCACTTTCCGAGAAGTGCGGCAGTACCGGAGCGGCCACCATCTTGTACGCTTCTACTTTCTGACCCGCGTCTACTCTACTTACCTGGAGAGCGTACTGTCGGATTTCCGAAGGGGCCCCCAGCCCGATGTGCTGATGGCTAACTCCTGCGTCTGGGATGTCAATAG GTACAACGACAAACATCTGGAGGCTTACAAGACCAACCTGGACACGATGTTCCAGCGCCTCAAGGAGGTGCTGAGCCCCAAATGCCTCATCATATGGAACATGACCATGCCAGTCGGATTCAAGTATAACGAAGTCCCAGAG TGCATGGTACACAACCTGCGGATGGACATTGTGGAGGGGAACTTCTTCAGCGCCACTTTGGCGGATTTGCACAAGCTGGACGTTCTGGACATGCACTATCACTTCCGCTGCAACTTGCGTCTCAGATGCAAGGATGCCGTCCACTGGAACCAGGTGGCTCATCGGAAGTACACCCAGATCCTGCTGACCCACATCGCACAGGCCTGGGGGGTGGAGGTGCCAAAGGGAAAGATGCCGGAAG GTTATAATATTCACACTGCGCCTCATGACTCGGTTGCATTGAGAAAAGCTCCTCATCCAAAGCTGCCCCCCAAAATCAAAAAGCGATGCAGCCCGGGTAAGATTCCATTGCTTCCCACTCCCAGCGGGGCAGTTATGGGATCACAATACACTGGGCTGAGGCTGTTGTGTGCTGGGGTCACAATATGGGGGCAGCAGCTCATAGTCCCATTGCCTGTCTCTGCAGGGACCACATATATCCCGGGATACACATCTTTTGATGGTAATGGCATTAACGCCATACCTG GTCTTCTGTGCCCCGAGTTCTACACTGATGAAAAACTCATCAATTCAGATG GTCCTAGGCTCTCCAGTCATCCATTTGCTGGAGGGAACTTCCTGGTCCCCAGCTTGCCGCCGCACCCCAGCTTCATCCCCTTTCCCCCCTATGCCCCGTACCCACAGCAAGACTGGAATGTGAAGATCACATCGAGGAGGGTGCTGAAACAGAGGACGGGCTGGACCCATCCATACCCTCGCCCTCCAGCGTACGCGCCTAGGATCTACTGA
- the LOC122924710 gene encoding PC-esterase domain-containing protein 1A-like isoform X1 encodes MSLCLLQVQSWSGSAQQMCASYCTTIQRSVYKDLVKMLQDDAFLSEAQLRKRGEETFQNDALVEGGVRNGMHNGTTFREVRQYRSGHHLVRFYFLTRVYSTYLESVLSDFRRGPQPDVLMANSCVWDVNRYNDKHLEAYKTNLDTMFQRLKEVLSPKCLIIWNMTMPVGFKYNEVPECMVHNLRMDIVEGNFFSATLADLHKLDVLDMHYHFRCNLRLRCKDAVHWNQVAHRKYTQILLTHIAQAWGVEVPKGKMPEGYNIHTAPHDSVALRKAPHPKLPPKIKKRCSPGKIPLLPTPSGAVMGSQYTGLRLLCAGVTIWGQQLIVPLPVSAGTTYIPGYTSFDGNGINAIPGLLCPEFYTDEKLINSDAASPFVTDSPLLTANITPGYFTPPSGPRLSSHPFAGGNFLVPSLPPHPSFIPFPPYAPYPQQDWNVKITSRRVLKQRTGWTHPYPRPPAYAPRIY; translated from the exons ATGTCTCTGTGTCTATTGCAGGTCCAGTCATGGAGTGGTTCAGCTCAGCAGATGTGCGCCAGTTACTGCACAACAA TTCAGAGATCCGTCTACAAAGACCTGGTGAAGATGCTGCAGGACGACGCGTTTCTCTCCGAAGCCCAGCTGAGAAAAAGG GGGGAGGAGACATTCCAGAATGACGCTCTGGTGGAGGGCGGAGTGCGGAATGGAATGCACAATGGGACCACTTTCCGAGAAGTGCGGCAGTACCGGAGCGGCCACCATCTTGTACGCTTCTACTTTCTGACCCGCGTCTACTCTACTTACCTGGAGAGCGTACTGTCGGATTTCCGAAGGGGCCCCCAGCCCGATGTGCTGATGGCTAACTCCTGCGTCTGGGATGTCAATAG GTACAACGACAAACATCTGGAGGCTTACAAGACCAACCTGGACACGATGTTCCAGCGCCTCAAGGAGGTGCTGAGCCCCAAATGCCTCATCATATGGAACATGACCATGCCAGTCGGATTCAAGTATAACGAAGTCCCAGAG TGCATGGTACACAACCTGCGGATGGACATTGTGGAGGGGAACTTCTTCAGCGCCACTTTGGCGGATTTGCACAAGCTGGACGTTCTGGACATGCACTATCACTTCCGCTGCAACTTGCGTCTCAGATGCAAGGATGCCGTCCACTGGAACCAGGTGGCTCATCGGAAGTACACCCAGATCCTGCTGACCCACATCGCACAGGCCTGGGGGGTGGAGGTGCCAAAGGGAAAGATGCCGGAAG GTTATAATATTCACACTGCGCCTCATGACTCGGTTGCATTGAGAAAAGCTCCTCATCCAAAGCTGCCCCCCAAAATCAAAAAGCGATGCAGCCCGGGTAAGATTCCATTGCTTCCCACTCCCAGCGGGGCAGTTATGGGATCACAATACACTGGGCTGAGGCTGTTGTGTGCTGGGGTCACAATATGGGGGCAGCAGCTCATAGTCCCATTGCCTGTCTCTGCAGGGACCACATATATCCCGGGATACACATCTTTTGATGGTAATGGCATTAACGCCATACCTG GTCTTCTGTGCCCCGAGTTCTACACTGATGAAAAACTCATCAATTCAGATG CTGCGTCGCCCTTTGTGACCGACAGCCCACTACTGACTGCTAACATAACCCCTGGCTATTTCACTCCTCCCTCAG GTCCTAGGCTCTCCAGTCATCCATTTGCTGGAGGGAACTTCCTGGTCCCCAGCTTGCCGCCGCACCCCAGCTTCATCCCCTTTCCCCCCTATGCCCCGTACCCACAGCAAGACTGGAATGTGAAGATCACATCGAGGAGGGTGCTGAAACAGAGGACGGGCTGGACCCATCCATACCCTCGCCCTCCAGCGTACGCGCCTAGGATCTACTGA
- the LOC122924710 gene encoding PC-esterase domain-containing protein 1A-like isoform X2 has protein sequence MEWFSSADVRQLLHNKYVVVLGDSIQRSVYKDLVKMLQDDAFLSEAQLRKRGEETFQNDALVEGGVRNGMHNGTTFREVRQYRSGHHLVRFYFLTRVYSTYLESVLSDFRRGPQPDVLMANSCVWDVNRYNDKHLEAYKTNLDTMFQRLKEVLSPKCLIIWNMTMPVGFKYNEVPECMVHNLRMDIVEGNFFSATLADLHKLDVLDMHYHFRCNLRLRCKDAVHWNQVAHRKYTQILLTHIAQAWGVEVPKGKMPEGYNIHTAPHDSVALRKAPHPKLPPKIKKRCSPGKIPLLPTPSGAVMGSQYTGLRLLCAGVTIWGQQLIVPLPVSAGTTYIPGYTSFDGNGINAIPGLLCPEFYTDEKLINSDAASPFVTDSPLLTANITPGYFTPPSGPRLSSHPFAGGNFLVPSLPPHPSFIPFPPYAPYPQQDWNVKITSRRVLKQRTGWTHPYPRPPAYAPRIY, from the exons ATGGAGTGGTTCAGCTCAGCAGATGTGCGCCAGTTACTGCACAACAAGTATGTTGTTGTCCTTGGAGACTCCA TTCAGAGATCCGTCTACAAAGACCTGGTGAAGATGCTGCAGGACGACGCGTTTCTCTCCGAAGCCCAGCTGAGAAAAAGG GGGGAGGAGACATTCCAGAATGACGCTCTGGTGGAGGGCGGAGTGCGGAATGGAATGCACAATGGGACCACTTTCCGAGAAGTGCGGCAGTACCGGAGCGGCCACCATCTTGTACGCTTCTACTTTCTGACCCGCGTCTACTCTACTTACCTGGAGAGCGTACTGTCGGATTTCCGAAGGGGCCCCCAGCCCGATGTGCTGATGGCTAACTCCTGCGTCTGGGATGTCAATAG GTACAACGACAAACATCTGGAGGCTTACAAGACCAACCTGGACACGATGTTCCAGCGCCTCAAGGAGGTGCTGAGCCCCAAATGCCTCATCATATGGAACATGACCATGCCAGTCGGATTCAAGTATAACGAAGTCCCAGAG TGCATGGTACACAACCTGCGGATGGACATTGTGGAGGGGAACTTCTTCAGCGCCACTTTGGCGGATTTGCACAAGCTGGACGTTCTGGACATGCACTATCACTTCCGCTGCAACTTGCGTCTCAGATGCAAGGATGCCGTCCACTGGAACCAGGTGGCTCATCGGAAGTACACCCAGATCCTGCTGACCCACATCGCACAGGCCTGGGGGGTGGAGGTGCCAAAGGGAAAGATGCCGGAAG GTTATAATATTCACACTGCGCCTCATGACTCGGTTGCATTGAGAAAAGCTCCTCATCCAAAGCTGCCCCCCAAAATCAAAAAGCGATGCAGCCCGGGTAAGATTCCATTGCTTCCCACTCCCAGCGGGGCAGTTATGGGATCACAATACACTGGGCTGAGGCTGTTGTGTGCTGGGGTCACAATATGGGGGCAGCAGCTCATAGTCCCATTGCCTGTCTCTGCAGGGACCACATATATCCCGGGATACACATCTTTTGATGGTAATGGCATTAACGCCATACCTG GTCTTCTGTGCCCCGAGTTCTACACTGATGAAAAACTCATCAATTCAGATG CTGCGTCGCCCTTTGTGACCGACAGCCCACTACTGACTGCTAACATAACCCCTGGCTATTTCACTCCTCCCTCAG GTCCTAGGCTCTCCAGTCATCCATTTGCTGGAGGGAACTTCCTGGTCCCCAGCTTGCCGCCGCACCCCAGCTTCATCCCCTTTCCCCCCTATGCCCCGTACCCACAGCAAGACTGGAATGTGAAGATCACATCGAGGAGGGTGCTGAAACAGAGGACGGGCTGGACCCATCCATACCCTCGCCCTCCAGCGTACGCGCCTAGGATCTACTGA
- the LOC122924710 gene encoding PC-esterase domain-containing protein 1A-like isoform X4 — translation MLYMCTVSDAHVSVSIAGPVMEWFSSADVRQLLHNKYVVVLGDSIQRSVYKDLVKMLQDDAFLSEAQLRKRGEETFQNDALVEGGVRNGMHNGTTFREVRQYRSGHHLVRFYFLTRVYSTYLESVLSDFRRGPQPDVLMANSCVWDVNRYNDKHLEAYKTNLDTMFQRLKEVLSPKCLIIWNMTMPVGFKYNEVPECMVHNLRMDIVEGNFFSATLADLHKLDVLDMHYHFRCNLRLRCKDAVHWNQVAHRKYTQILLTHIAQAWGVEVPKGKMPEGYNIHTAPHDSVALRKAPHPKLPPKIKKRCSPGKIPLLPTPSGAVMGSQYTGLRLLCAGVTIWGQQLIVPLPVSAGTTYIPGYTSFDGNGINAIPGPRLSSHPFAGGNFLVPSLPPHPSFIPFPPYAPYPQQDWNVKITSRRVLKQRTGWTHPYPRPPAYAPRIY, via the exons ATGCTGTATATGTGCACTGTCAGTGACGCCCATGTCTCTGTGTCTATTGCAGGTCCAGTCATGGAGTGGTTCAGCTCAGCAGATGTGCGCCAGTTACTGCACAACAAGTATGTTGTTGTCCTTGGAGACTCCA TTCAGAGATCCGTCTACAAAGACCTGGTGAAGATGCTGCAGGACGACGCGTTTCTCTCCGAAGCCCAGCTGAGAAAAAGG GGGGAGGAGACATTCCAGAATGACGCTCTGGTGGAGGGCGGAGTGCGGAATGGAATGCACAATGGGACCACTTTCCGAGAAGTGCGGCAGTACCGGAGCGGCCACCATCTTGTACGCTTCTACTTTCTGACCCGCGTCTACTCTACTTACCTGGAGAGCGTACTGTCGGATTTCCGAAGGGGCCCCCAGCCCGATGTGCTGATGGCTAACTCCTGCGTCTGGGATGTCAATAG GTACAACGACAAACATCTGGAGGCTTACAAGACCAACCTGGACACGATGTTCCAGCGCCTCAAGGAGGTGCTGAGCCCCAAATGCCTCATCATATGGAACATGACCATGCCAGTCGGATTCAAGTATAACGAAGTCCCAGAG TGCATGGTACACAACCTGCGGATGGACATTGTGGAGGGGAACTTCTTCAGCGCCACTTTGGCGGATTTGCACAAGCTGGACGTTCTGGACATGCACTATCACTTCCGCTGCAACTTGCGTCTCAGATGCAAGGATGCCGTCCACTGGAACCAGGTGGCTCATCGGAAGTACACCCAGATCCTGCTGACCCACATCGCACAGGCCTGGGGGGTGGAGGTGCCAAAGGGAAAGATGCCGGAAG GTTATAATATTCACACTGCGCCTCATGACTCGGTTGCATTGAGAAAAGCTCCTCATCCAAAGCTGCCCCCCAAAATCAAAAAGCGATGCAGCCCGGGTAAGATTCCATTGCTTCCCACTCCCAGCGGGGCAGTTATGGGATCACAATACACTGGGCTGAGGCTGTTGTGTGCTGGGGTCACAATATGGGGGCAGCAGCTCATAGTCCCATTGCCTGTCTCTGCAGGGACCACATATATCCCGGGATACACATCTTTTGATGGTAATGGCATTAACGCCATACCTG GTCCTAGGCTCTCCAGTCATCCATTTGCTGGAGGGAACTTCCTGGTCCCCAGCTTGCCGCCGCACCCCAGCTTCATCCCCTTTCCCCCCTATGCCCCGTACCCACAGCAAGACTGGAATGTGAAGATCACATCGAGGAGGGTGCTGAAACAGAGGACGGGCTGGACCCATCCATACCCTCGCCCTCCAGCGTACGCGCCTAGGATCTACTGA
- the LOC122924710 gene encoding PC-esterase domain-containing protein 1A-like isoform X6: MLYMCTVSDAHVSVSIAGPVMEWFSSADVRQLLHNKYVVVLGDSIQRSVYKDLVKMLQDDAFLSEAQLRKRGEETFQNDALVEGGVRNGMHNGTTFREVRQYRSGHHLVRFYFLTRVYSTYLESVLSDFRRGPQPDVLMANSCVWDVNRYNDKHLEAYKTNLDTMFQRLKEVLSPKCLIIWNMTMPVGFKYNEVPECMVHNLRMDIVEGNFFSATLADLHKLDVLDMHYHFRCNLRLRCKDAVHWNQVAHRKYTQILLTHIAQAWGVEVPKGKMPEGYNIHTAPHDSVALRKAPHPKLPPKIKKRCSPGTTYIPGYTSFDGNGINAIPGPRLSSHPFAGGNFLVPSLPPHPSFIPFPPYAPYPQQDWNVKITSRRVLKQRTGWTHPYPRPPAYAPRIY; encoded by the exons ATGCTGTATATGTGCACTGTCAGTGACGCCCATGTCTCTGTGTCTATTGCAGGTCCAGTCATGGAGTGGTTCAGCTCAGCAGATGTGCGCCAGTTACTGCACAACAAGTATGTTGTTGTCCTTGGAGACTCCA TTCAGAGATCCGTCTACAAAGACCTGGTGAAGATGCTGCAGGACGACGCGTTTCTCTCCGAAGCCCAGCTGAGAAAAAGG GGGGAGGAGACATTCCAGAATGACGCTCTGGTGGAGGGCGGAGTGCGGAATGGAATGCACAATGGGACCACTTTCCGAGAAGTGCGGCAGTACCGGAGCGGCCACCATCTTGTACGCTTCTACTTTCTGACCCGCGTCTACTCTACTTACCTGGAGAGCGTACTGTCGGATTTCCGAAGGGGCCCCCAGCCCGATGTGCTGATGGCTAACTCCTGCGTCTGGGATGTCAATAG GTACAACGACAAACATCTGGAGGCTTACAAGACCAACCTGGACACGATGTTCCAGCGCCTCAAGGAGGTGCTGAGCCCCAAATGCCTCATCATATGGAACATGACCATGCCAGTCGGATTCAAGTATAACGAAGTCCCAGAG TGCATGGTACACAACCTGCGGATGGACATTGTGGAGGGGAACTTCTTCAGCGCCACTTTGGCGGATTTGCACAAGCTGGACGTTCTGGACATGCACTATCACTTCCGCTGCAACTTGCGTCTCAGATGCAAGGATGCCGTCCACTGGAACCAGGTGGCTCATCGGAAGTACACCCAGATCCTGCTGACCCACATCGCACAGGCCTGGGGGGTGGAGGTGCCAAAGGGAAAGATGCCGGAAG GTTATAATATTCACACTGCGCCTCATGACTCGGTTGCATTGAGAAAAGCTCCTCATCCAAAGCTGCCCCCCAAAATCAAAAAGCGATGCAGCCCGG GGACCACATATATCCCGGGATACACATCTTTTGATGGTAATGGCATTAACGCCATACCTG GTCCTAGGCTCTCCAGTCATCCATTTGCTGGAGGGAACTTCCTGGTCCCCAGCTTGCCGCCGCACCCCAGCTTCATCCCCTTTCCCCCCTATGCCCCGTACCCACAGCAAGACTGGAATGTGAAGATCACATCGAGGAGGGTGCTGAAACAGAGGACGGGCTGGACCCATCCATACCCTCGCCCTCCAGCGTACGCGCCTAGGATCTACTGA
- the LOC122924710 gene encoding PC-esterase domain-containing protein 1A-like isoform X7 produces the protein MLYMCTVSDAHVSVSIAGPVMEWFSSADVRQLLHNKYVVVLGDSIQRSVYKDLVKMLQDDAFLSEAQLRKRGEETFQNDALVEGGVRNGMHNGTTFREVRQYRSGHHLVRFYFLTRVYSTYLESVLSDFRRGPQPDVLMANSCVWDVNRYNDKHLEAYKTNLDTMFQRLKEVLSPKCLIIWNMTMPVGFKYNEVPECMVHNLRMDIVEGNFFSATLADLHKLDVLDMHYHFRCNLRLRCKDAVHWNQVAHRKYTQILLTHIAQAWGVEVPKGKMPEGYNIHTAPHDSVALRKAPHPKLPPKIKKRCSPGKIPLLPTPSGAVMGSQYTGLRLLCAGVTIWGQQLIVPLPVSAGTTYIPGYTSFDGNGINAIPGLLCPEFYTDEKLINSDAASPFVTDSPLLTANITPGYFTPPSGPRLSSHPFAGGNFLVPSLPPHPSFIPFPPYAPYPQQDWNVKITSRRVLKQRTGWTHPYPRPPAYAPRIY, from the exons ATGCTGTATATGTGCACTGTCAGTGACGCCCATGTCTCTGTGTCTATTGCAGGTCCAGTCATGGAGTGGTTCAGCTCAGCAGATGTGCGCCAGTTACTGCACAACAAGTATGTTGTTGTCCTTGGAGACTCCA TTCAGAGATCCGTCTACAAAGACCTGGTGAAGATGCTGCAGGACGACGCGTTTCTCTCCGAAGCCCAGCTGAGAAAAAGG GGGGAGGAGACATTCCAGAATGACGCTCTGGTGGAGGGCGGAGTGCGGAATGGAATGCACAATGGGACCACTTTCCGAGAAGTGCGGCAGTACCGGAGCGGCCACCATCTTGTACGCTTCTACTTTCTGACCCGCGTCTACTCTACTTACCTGGAGAGCGTACTGTCGGATTTCCGAAGGGGCCCCCAGCCCGATGTGCTGATGGCTAACTCCTGCGTCTGGGATGTCAATAG GTACAACGACAAACATCTGGAGGCTTACAAGACCAACCTGGACACGATGTTCCAGCGCCTCAAGGAGGTGCTGAGCCCCAAATGCCTCATCATATGGAACATGACCATGCCAGTCGGATTCAAGTATAACGAAGTCCCAGAG TGCATGGTACACAACCTGCGGATGGACATTGTGGAGGGGAACTTCTTCAGCGCCACTTTGGCGGATTTGCACAAGCTGGACGTTCTGGACATGCACTATCACTTCCGCTGCAACTTGCGTCTCAGATGCAAGGATGCCGTCCACTGGAACCAGGTGGCTCATCGGAAGTACACCCAGATCCTGCTGACCCACATCGCACAGGCCTGGGGGGTGGAGGTGCCAAAGGGAAAGATGCCGGAAG GTTATAATATTCACACTGCGCCTCATGACTCGGTTGCATTGAGAAAAGCTCCTCATCCAAAGCTGCCCCCCAAAATCAAAAAGCGATGCAGCCCGGGTAAGATTCCATTGCTTCCCACTCCCAGCGGGGCAGTTATGGGATCACAATACACTGGGCTGAGGCTGTTGTGTGCTGGGGTCACAATATGGGGGCAGCAGCTCATAGTCCCATTGCCTGTCTCTGCAGGGACCACATATATCCCGGGATACACATCTTTTGATGGTAATGGCATTAACGCCATACCTG GTCTTCTGTGCCCCGAGTTCTACACTGATGAAAAACTCATCAATTCAGATG CTGCGTCGCCCTTTGTGACCGACAGCCCACTACTGACTGCTAACATAACCCCTGGCTATTTCACTCCTCCCTCAG GTCCTAGGCTCTCCAGTCATCCATTTGCTGGAGGGAACTTCCTGGTCCCCAGCTTGCCGCCGCACCCCAGCTTCATCCCCTTTCCCCCCTATGCCCCGTACCCACAGCAAGACTGGAATGTGAAGATCACATCGAGGAGGGTGCTGAAACAGAGGACGGGCTGGACCCATCCATACCCTCGCCCTCCAGCGTACGCGCCTAGGATCTACTGA
- the LOC122924710 gene encoding PC-esterase domain-containing protein 1A-like isoform X5, which translates to MLYMCTVSDAHVSVSIAGPVMEWFSSADVRQLLHNKYVVVLGDSIQRSVYKDLVKMLQDDAFLSEAQLRKRGEETFQNDALVEGGVRNGMHNGTTFREVRQYRSGHHLVRFYFLTRVYSTYLESVLSDFRRGPQPDVLMANSCVWDVNRYNDKHLEAYKTNLDTMFQRLKEVLSPKCLIIWNMTMPVGFKYNEVPECMVHNLRMDIVEGNFFSATLADLHKLDVLDMHYHFRCNLRLRCKDAVHWNQVAHRKYTQILLTHIAQAWGVEVPKGKMPEGYNIHTAPHDSVALRKAPHPKLPPKIKKRCSPGTTYIPGYTSFDGNGINAIPGLLCPEFYTDEKLINSDAASPFVTDSPLLTANITPGYFTPPSGPRLSSHPFAGGNFLVPSLPPHPSFIPFPPYAPYPQQDWNVKITSRRVLKQRTGWTHPYPRPPAYAPRIY; encoded by the exons ATGCTGTATATGTGCACTGTCAGTGACGCCCATGTCTCTGTGTCTATTGCAGGTCCAGTCATGGAGTGGTTCAGCTCAGCAGATGTGCGCCAGTTACTGCACAACAAGTATGTTGTTGTCCTTGGAGACTCCA TTCAGAGATCCGTCTACAAAGACCTGGTGAAGATGCTGCAGGACGACGCGTTTCTCTCCGAAGCCCAGCTGAGAAAAAGG GGGGAGGAGACATTCCAGAATGACGCTCTGGTGGAGGGCGGAGTGCGGAATGGAATGCACAATGGGACCACTTTCCGAGAAGTGCGGCAGTACCGGAGCGGCCACCATCTTGTACGCTTCTACTTTCTGACCCGCGTCTACTCTACTTACCTGGAGAGCGTACTGTCGGATTTCCGAAGGGGCCCCCAGCCCGATGTGCTGATGGCTAACTCCTGCGTCTGGGATGTCAATAG GTACAACGACAAACATCTGGAGGCTTACAAGACCAACCTGGACACGATGTTCCAGCGCCTCAAGGAGGTGCTGAGCCCCAAATGCCTCATCATATGGAACATGACCATGCCAGTCGGATTCAAGTATAACGAAGTCCCAGAG TGCATGGTACACAACCTGCGGATGGACATTGTGGAGGGGAACTTCTTCAGCGCCACTTTGGCGGATTTGCACAAGCTGGACGTTCTGGACATGCACTATCACTTCCGCTGCAACTTGCGTCTCAGATGCAAGGATGCCGTCCACTGGAACCAGGTGGCTCATCGGAAGTACACCCAGATCCTGCTGACCCACATCGCACAGGCCTGGGGGGTGGAGGTGCCAAAGGGAAAGATGCCGGAAG GTTATAATATTCACACTGCGCCTCATGACTCGGTTGCATTGAGAAAAGCTCCTCATCCAAAGCTGCCCCCCAAAATCAAAAAGCGATGCAGCCCGG GGACCACATATATCCCGGGATACACATCTTTTGATGGTAATGGCATTAACGCCATACCTG GTCTTCTGTGCCCCGAGTTCTACACTGATGAAAAACTCATCAATTCAGATG CTGCGTCGCCCTTTGTGACCGACAGCCCACTACTGACTGCTAACATAACCCCTGGCTATTTCACTCCTCCCTCAG GTCCTAGGCTCTCCAGTCATCCATTTGCTGGAGGGAACTTCCTGGTCCCCAGCTTGCCGCCGCACCCCAGCTTCATCCCCTTTCCCCCCTATGCCCCGTACCCACAGCAAGACTGGAATGTGAAGATCACATCGAGGAGGGTGCTGAAACAGAGGACGGGCTGGACCCATCCATACCCTCGCCCTCCAGCGTACGCGCCTAGGATCTACTGA